In Deltaproteobacteria bacterium, one genomic interval encodes:
- a CDS encoding thermonuclease family protein codes for MLLLGILAGPAAAAETGVVVEIVDGDTLRVRTAGSAEAVTVRLIGIDAPERSHPSLGKEFFSDEAASHLASLCRGKTVRMEKDAEETDKYDRLLRYVFLPSPDGRLLNEEMLRAGMARAYTRFPLSRENAFLAAEGGARREGTGLWKDGGMAEVRWLAAGNAAPVEVFPSGGRTFVLAHKGLAKAGVERADLPKEIEGILRLRGELSDAEFASKARDRGFRPIDPSKAGPAASGSPGPRALKPAPAIRGTVIPWEEAHRHEGEEIVVEGTIVRTHRAEKVMYLNFHANWKRYLTLVIFVKDLPLFPADPEKAYRGKKVRVRGEVKLYKDRPEMVVRDPANITIVP; via the coding sequence TTGCTCCTGCTCGGCATCCTCGCCGGCCCCGCCGCCGCCGCGGAAACGGGAGTCGTCGTCGAGATCGTGGACGGCGACACCTTGCGCGTCCGCACGGCCGGGAGCGCGGAAGCCGTGACCGTGCGCCTCATCGGGATCGACGCCCCCGAGCGGAGCCACCCGTCCCTCGGGAAGGAGTTCTTCTCCGACGAGGCCGCCTCCCATCTCGCCTCCCTCTGCCGCGGAAAGACCGTCCGGATGGAGAAGGACGCCGAGGAGACCGACAAGTACGATCGTCTCCTGCGGTACGTCTTCCTGCCTTCGCCGGACGGACGCCTGCTCAACGAGGAAATGCTCCGCGCCGGCATGGCCCGAGCCTACACGCGGTTCCCCCTCTCCCGGGAAAACGCGTTTCTCGCCGCCGAAGGGGGGGCGCGACGGGAGGGAACGGGGCTCTGGAAGGACGGGGGGATGGCGGAAGTGCGGTGGCTCGCCGCGGGGAACGCCGCGCCCGTCGAGGTGTTCCCCTCCGGCGGAAGGACCTTCGTCCTCGCCCACAAGGGGCTCGCGAAAGCGGGGGTGGAACGCGCGGACCTTCCGAAGGAGATCGAGGGGATCCTGCGGCTGCGGGGAGAGTTGTCGGACGCCGAGTTCGCGTCGAAGGCCCGGGACCGGGGGTTCCGCCCGATCGACCCGTCGAAAGCGGGCCCGGCGGCATCCGGGTCCCCGGGACCGCGCGCACTCAAACCGGCTCCCGCGATCCGGGGGACGGTCATCCCGTGGGAGGAAGCCCACCGCCACGAGGGCGAAGAGATCGTCGTCGAGGGGACGATCGTACGGACCCACCGGGCGGAGAAGGTGATGTACCTCAACTTCCACGCGAACTGGAAGCGGTACCTCACCCTCGTCATCTTCGTGAAGGATCTCCCCCTCTTCCCCGCCGACCCCGAGAAGGCGTACCGGGGGAAGAAGGTCCGCGTCCGCGGCGAGGTGAAGCTCTACAAGGACCGCCCGGAGATGGTCGTGCGGGACCCCGCGAACATCACCATCGTGCCATAG
- a CDS encoding YbgC/FadM family acyl-CoA thioesterase, whose amino-acid sequence MEHVATVRVIFGDTDAAGIVYYGNYLRWFEVGRAELMRRKGFSYLVTMERGVLLPVIEAGARYHASARYDDVLRIHAEI is encoded by the coding sequence GTGGAGCATGTCGCCACCGTCCGGGTGATCTTCGGTGACACGGATGCCGCCGGCATCGTCTATTACGGAAATTATCTTCGCTGGTTCGAGGTCGGCCGGGCGGAATTGATGCGGCGAAAGGGGTTTTCGTACCTCGTCACGATGGAGCGGGGGGTGCTCCTCCCCGTCATCGAGGCGGGCGCCCGTTACCACGCATCCGCGCGGTACGACGACGTGCTTCGGATCCATGCGGAGATCC